In Saccharomyces paradoxus chromosome XVI, complete sequence, the genomic stretch CTCTGGAAAGGTTACATCACTATGAAAATGCAAGCGAACTGGCTAATCGGTTGATAGGAATTTTGGAGAAAAGGTTTGAGAAAACtcaagatgaaaaagaactgTTTACCTTTGCTATAATTAAGGGACAATTTGCCCGTATCCATCTAGGTTTAGGGAACTTTGAACTCTCTATTGAAAACGCAGATCTTTCTCAAGGTATCATATCTGAATCTAGGGACgaaaaatcaatgaaaactAAAATATCTAATCACATTTGTTTAGGACTAagttatttctttttaaatgaCTTCGATCAAACTTTGAACCAATTCCAAGAGCTATTAAGTGTTTCAAAGGATTCTAAGCATTTGGTGATTTTAATCGCAAAGGTGCTTTATGATGTAGGTGAATCTGACACAAAGGAAATTGCCTTACAGGAACTAACAGAATATATAACCATTAAGGGAGCGGACTTGTTAATAACACTAACGATTGCGGCCATGTCAATTCTGGAAGACAAGCATgaagatttgaatattattttagATGAATTGAAAGCCTTGCCATTATCCAAACAAATAATGGATAGGCACAAAGACGCGCCATATCTGATAGAAGAAATTACTAAAAGACTTTATCATAATGATTCCGGCAAACAAGTATGGCAAAGGAGTGCATACTTTTTCCCTAATAATCTCAAGGTTTGGGAGAGATTAAACAAGAACATTCAACGTAAAATAGCTTCTGATGGCCAAAATAAAGTTACTGCGGAGGAGATGAGTAAATTATACTGTGAgagtaaaaatttgagaAGCATTCAAAGGGGCGTGTTTCTATGCCCTTGGAATGTTACTGCATTGAAGGCGCTAAACGAATGTTTTTAGAAGCTTGGATTTGAGTTATCTTTACCGGTCTTACATACAAATGGCTTACCAATGCAAGGAAAATGTAAAGTAACATTAGTAATaaatttatcttttctatAGAGTATAAAAGGTTGTTAAACAGAGTTTCTCAGCTGTATAGAGTGATCATGCCATTTGGAAAACTTCCCAAAGTGATAGTAACCTGGATAAACGTGCGAAAACATTTAGCTCTCTTTCATTAACCATCTTTAATTGATTTAATTCGCTTGGTAATAGAAGTTCGTTCTCTTTTCCCTTAACATCATCCCTATttgcctttttcaataaggTGAAGTTCTCTTGTTTtaatctttcctttttgaaaagtaaattTGCCATATTCCATTCCAAGTTTTGCCTCATGAAATTATACGAATGCGTTTCTTTGCATCTAAACAAAAAGACTGCTCTTGATGCCGATCTGTCGGCGGTTCTTGGGACTTCCTGGATCTCTACGGAATTGTACCTAATTAGAGATGCTAAGGTAGATCTTAtatctttttccttcattaACGCAGTCgaattgataattttttcagacACCAATTTGTTATCACGAATACAACGGCTTAAACGCATGGCTGAAGGCCCCAACGTTGATGCAATGATATACTCATAAACTGATGACTTTAATACCGGCATTAGTTTACTATATGGAACATAATAAACACCTGGTTTGGTTTCATTCAAGAAGggaaaatttgatgatgCTAGGATTTTTAAATGACTGTTTATCAAAGAAGCGGAGTGAGGATCCTCGGTGTCTGCGTCCAGCTCGtcctcttcttcgtcttcttgtTGTGTATCTCCGCTTTCTTGAAGAGATTTGGAAATAGCAGCAGGTAATGCAGGGATTACGAATCCGTCTTCggtttttaattttttattgggTAATGGTGCAGCCGCGTTTGAACCGGAACGCTTTTTATTATCAGAGGGCTTTCTGGTTAATAAACTTCCACGCAAGTCCAATTCTGCAGGAAGGTGTCTTGCCAAGTCAATAGCATTAAAAGTAAGTCCTGGAGTCTTTTCCTCAACGAGTTCGTATTCATCTTGAAAGGATTTTGCCTCCTCCAAATCTTGTAAAAGTCCTGTTTGAGTTAGTGGGTCTCTAATTCTAGGAGTCTTTTGCTCTGTGAGCCTTAATGCAATTTTGTAAACCTGAGCTGTCACAGAGCCAACTCTTGTCTTGGCCAAATTAATCAATTGTTTAGATCTTCTACCCTTCATGAACCTATCCAAATTAATTGTCAGAGAGACTGTAGGTTTAACTATCCTCAATGAAGTCTTTGGATCAACTGTTAAGATTTGCGAAAGCTCATTTGGTTTATTCATGATTTTAGCAAAATCAGTTTTTGCATTCATCTTAGCTTGggatcttttcttcaaatcgGACAATGGGGAGTTTCTGggaatatttttgtaatgTTTGTCGTATAGGAATTGCCAGAGATCTTCGATTGGTGTATAATGcaattttgatatttgaaTCAGATACCCCATTTCACACAGTTGCACGAATAGTGATGAAATGGTGTACTTCATTGAATCTGATGTGACACTGCTCAAGTAGTCTTCCACCGTCAAAGATCCTAATGATATAACATTTTGTACAATTTGAGCCACCAGCTGTTTATGCTCCTCTTCGTCGCCAACACGCATTTGAGTAATAATTTCGTCAATTATCAACCCTGAATAGAGCAAAATATGTATCCCTTCCTCGttatagtaataataagtGGTTTTTTTCCCGGATATTGCTGTTTCTTGTAGGTACTTAACACATCTCAATTGCGTTAATGAGACAAGTGTGGTCTTGACACTGGCTACATCCATACCATCTATTTTCTCCACCAACTCGCGCACACTCAATCTCCCGAGGGCAACCAGCGTCCCGATTACAGAGGCAGCTCTTTCACCCAGGTGTGCTTTCACCAATTCTTTGTAAAGAAACAAATCAGGATTCAAAGTCCTTTGTTCCAAGGATGATATGGTCATGACATCTTCGGGCGTgaccaatttttcagattcgACAACGCCCTCACCTGCTTGATTCTCTGCATTTAGCGCTTCTCCCAGTAGCTCGTCCATTTGGATGTTGTCAATAGGTTTTATCCAATGCTGTGTCAGCGCACTCTATTGTTCTCAATGCACTTtcactattattattttgatccgaagttttttttttcaatgcgatgagcttttgaaaaatttatgaTCGTTCCCAACGAACCAATAGAAGGCCCGCCCCGTCTTATATCCGTTAGCGTaccaaatatatatataaagaacAAGGGCCTTTCCTCAGAGCGATTACTGACCAAGTTTTAGAAGTTGATTAGGTTTTTAACAGGAGTGTGCTCGAACGATTAGGACGGGAGAGTtaaaaatcattgaaaggaaaaaagaagaactcGATGTTGTCTGCAGCTAGATTGCAAATTGTCCAGGGGTCAGTTAGAAGGTTAACTGTTTCCGCCAGGGACGCACCCACTAAAGTGTCTACATTGGCTGTCAAGGTCCATGGGGGGTCTCGTTATGCAAACAAAGACGGTGTGGCCCATCTCTTAAATAGGTTCAATTTCCAAAACACGAACACGAGATCAGCTTTGAAATTGGTCAGAGAATCCGAATTATTAGGGGGAACTTTTAAGTCTACTTTGGATAGGGAATATATCACTTTGAAAGCtacctttttgaaagatgaCCTTCCCTACTATGTCAATGCCCTAGCAGATGTACTATATAAGACTGCCTTTAAACCTCACGAGCTAACTGAATCTGTTTTGCCTGCTGCCAGATACGATTATGCAGTTGCTGAACAATGCCCGGTAAAGAACGCCGAAGAACAGTTGTATGCCATTACTTTCAGAAGGGGCTTAGGGAACCCATTGTTGTATGACGGCGTGGAAAGAGTCAGTTTGCAAGATATCAAGGATTTTGCGGACAAAGTCTACACCAAGGAGAACCTTGAAGTCAGCGGTGAAAATATCGTTGAAGCcgatttgaaaagatttgTTGACGATTCATTGTTAAGCACTTTACCCGCTGGTAAGTCATTGGTGAGTAAATCTGAACCAAAATCCTTTTTaggtgaagaaaatagagTAAGATTTATTGGTGACTCCGTCGCCGCTATTGGTATCCCCGTAAACAAGGCTTCCCTAGCTCAATACGAAGTCCTGGCCAACTACTTGACCTCTGCGCTATCCGACCTTTCCGGTTTAGTCAGCTCAGCTAAGCTTGATAAATTCACTGACGGCGGCCTGTTCACTCTGTTTGTCAGAGATCAAGACAGCGCCGTGGTATCTGCCaacatcaagaaaatagtttctgatttgaaaaagggcAAGGACTTATCTCCTGCTATAAATTAcacaaaattgaagaatgcCGTCCAAAACGAAACTCTTTCCAGCCCAATTGACCTAAAATTCGACGGGGTGAAGGACTTCAAGTTGGGCAAATTTAACTACGTAGCCGTTGGTGACGTTTCCCACTTGCCATATTTGGACGAATTGTAAGAGGAAAGTATTTGTacaaaacgaaaaaaattacacgCAAGTATATATAGATGTTGCCACGcaccctttttttttaatgaataTTCATTCACacaaatattgaaaacaaaaacgaacaaaattcaaataacaACATGTAAGACCAAAAATCCCTCATTATTTATTCCTTACCCTTTCCAAATTCTTACAGAACtagtaaatatatatttaattacacttttttctcttttagCATACAACTCTTTTGCCacaattttatatttaggCCCCTGATTTCAATTGCAACGGTACGTATTTTTATGTCTTATCTTACGAACAtaactaaaaaaattgcctTCCTTAAAGTGGTAACAAAGGCGTAGATTCACCCTCATTTTTTACCGCTACAGCGGAAGGCTGTGGCTTATAACCACCTGCATATATATCTACCTATTCAATGGTCCTGTTTTCTTAAGCACACGAGGCTGAAATAAATGATTGCTTATACGCGATGAACTTCTCCGAACACTTCTGCAAAAGCACTGCGCAGAAATGTAAGCAAAAGGCGGGGATCCATCAGCTGATGAAAGCGCATGACCGAATCGGAATTTCCACAGAAACGGATATACGCAGATGTACCGCAATACGTACTTGAAGCGCTGGCTTACATGTCATATCATGCGCGATACATAGTTAATAGCCTTATGGATAGCGCACATGCCATGCCGATTAATAAGAAAGAATGTTGCACAATCAGATATCCTCTTATCCCATCAGGAATGCAAACTTAAAAAGTATTTTCTTTCGTTGTAACAACGCCAGATGTCGACGATATATACCCCGCAGAAATGCCCGCacagaatttcttttccgtTAAGTCGTCCCCCCAGGGTGCGAGGTTGTTTTCCTGCACGGTAAATCTGGCTGCCACGAAAGCCGGCTCCTCCGCCGTGTCCcctaattttttccaagTGAATATCTGCATCGGCCAACGGTTTATATTACTTCGATTGAGCTTGCCTGAACTCACCACTGCCGTCGTTTATCCCTCAAAGCTTAATCATCAGAAAtgagaaggaagaaaagtttattcGTATACACACTTCCTTATTTCTGATGTTCTTCCACCCTCTTACAGAAGGAGGCTAGTCTAGACGTGATGATAATGCAGCAGAATAGGATATACAACaagtaaaagaaagaagaaaaataatttaCGTCGGGATTATAATATCCCGTTTGAATTCGAGGTATATTAATCGTACTGCTTTTCCCGGAATCGCattctgttctttttactGTGTCGGTTCTCACAATTCGTCTTGTCCTTTTACtttctttccctttttttttttggtttggCCCTGTTTGTTAGGATCAACATACATATAGTAGTATATAATCGACTTTAATATGTCTTCGAACGACTCGAACGATACCGAAAAGCAACCCACTCGTCTAGACCCTACCGGTGTCGACGACGCCTACATCCCACCGGAACAGCCGGAAACAAAACATCATCGCTTTAAAATCTCCAGGGACACCCTGAGAAACCACTTTATCGCAGCGGTTGGTGAGTTCTGCGGCACATTCATGTTTTTATGGTGCGCTTACGTTATCTGCAATGTCGCCAACCATGATGTCGCACTCGTTGCAGCGCCCGACGGTTCCCATCCGGGTCAATTGATTATGATTGCCATCGGTTTCGGGTTTTCCGTCATGTTTTCCATCTGGTGCTTTGCCGGTGTCTCTGGTGGGGCTTTGAATCCTGCTGTTTCGCTTTCTTTATGCTTGGCAAGAGCCATCTCTCCAACAAGATGCTTTGTTATGTGGATTTCGCAGATTGTTGCTGGAATGGCCGCCGGAGGCGCTGCAAGCGCTATGACACCTGGTAAAGTTCTTTTTGCCAATTCTTTGGGACTGGGCTGCTCCAGAACGAGGGGCCTGTTCCTGGAAATGTTCGGCACCGCTATCTTATGCTTAACGGTTTTGATGACGGCTGTGGAGAAGCGTGAAACTAACTTTATGGCCGCACTGCCCATCGGCATCTCCCTGTTTATCGCCCATGTCGCTTTGACTGCGTACACAGGCACAGGTGTCAATCCTGCAAGGTCTTTGGGTGCTGCTGTCGCAGCCAGATACTTCCCTCATTACCACTGGATTTACTGGATTGGCCCCCTATTAGGATCCATTCTGGCATGGTCTGTGTGGCAATTATTGCAAATTCTAGATTATACAACCTATGTTACCGCTGAAAAGGCTGCCAGCACCAAGGAAAAGGCCCAGAAAAAAGATCCAACTAGCAACTCCTCCCCTACGAATGAAGTCTGACtttccttcctttttctcaCTCACTCTCACTTAATATTATAACTTTGAGCAAAATTAGTAAGATTGATAAttattctttattcttttctttctatacATCCTACGTACTGCTGACAAGTAATTagtattttcaatatccCTTCCTCTTGTACATAATTTTTGGAGCTTTATAGCCGATCTTGGTGTATAGCAACTGTGCTCTATGGTTTGATTCATCCGTACACCAATACACACTTGGCGTGCCCAGTTTATCAGCTTCATCGTAGACAAACTCAATTAGTCTGCCTCCCGTGCCTTTGACTCTAGAACCCTCATCAACATAGAGGTCGTTGATGTATACCTTGTCCTTGAAATCCCAGGTAGTCATATGGcagaaaaagtttatcATGCCGATAATTTTTCCACTCGAACTCTCGACAGCCACAGCTGCCCACATTTTAATGTTAGGATCTAGGAACCtgctgaaattgaaatcgTCTAAGTCATTGGGAAACGAAActtcataaaatttttgataggATTTCCAGAGCCGCTGCCAACCCTCCTTATCGTTTTCGGTTACAAGCCTTATGATAATGTTATCTTCGCTAATGTTGGACATACTACACACGGTGATCTATTCGTTTTCTTGGTATATGGCATATTACGAACAATTCCGGAGTTTTCTGCTCTATATATGGCGTACACTCACTCTATAATCATTACTCCCCTTAATACAATTAGTAATTTTTAAAGACTACCCGTTAGTTCCGTccataaaaatattcaacCAATAGAAGCAAATCACAAAATAACTGAAATGcataaacaagaaaaacgTTAGAAACTTAAGCTAATACAGAAATTCAACggaaataaaataatatgCGAGGAAAATGtgaattttgaatttcGCAAACATCTCATGAAACCATGAAATTTTAACAGTGTGTAGAATGTGACGTCAGTCGCAAACTATGtagttcttctttcttaaGATTCGGTTTGCATTTGGCTCTGAAAATCCCCAAAAAAGGTGCTAATAAGGCTTGAACATACTTCAATTGGAGTAACTACCTAGCAGTCCAGCACGTCCTATTGCATCTTGCACTATACATTTATCAACTATTTACCACTTGCATTTCTGCAATAGTACTGAAAGTGATGGAAAACAAATAGATGTTCAAACCACATTGCTCTGCAGTTGGATACTGAATCTATTCATGGCTAAATTGTTCGGGTGCAAGACTTCTTTCCACTTTGTTCGacaagccaaaaaaaaagtagtTCCTATTTTGATATcaaagcatttttttccagataACTAAAATCTGGATGTAGACAAGAAAAGGCGGAGTAATGGATGTGTCATAAATATTGAATCAGAGAACATCGTTATTGTTTTGCATAGCTATGACGATACAATAATGGTTTTACATACTAGAATAGTTCTGTAACTATAGatagaagaacaaaagcaTGTGCaggtgaagaaaaatagaaaaaaagagcatCTTAAAAAAAGCTTTGATCACGGATAGTGTCCTGGAGCATAGCCGAAATAGCCATTTGCCGTATCAGTTATGTTTTTCAGTGGATAACCAACTCCATCGGCACCGGCATACGGAACTGTATTGCCCCACCAATTGAAAGCTGTGTCTTTATATTGGacagcaaagaaaatgataatagcTGACAAAACCAAGCCTGTTGAAAAGCCTGCCGATAAAACGTAATTATACTTCTCCCACAAATTTAAATGATGTCTTTTCATATAGTACTGGGAAATATAACTAACAATCATACCAGAAGTGTAATACATCAAGTTATATGGAGGACTCATATTAAGCATTCCACCTACAAATAACATCGGGTCGAAATATCTTGGATAAAATTTACCCCAACGCTTCCAAACACCAAAAAATATGCCAATACATGCACCTATCAACCAACACCATTTAAAGATTGGATAAAtataattgaaaattctttttggTCCAATGGCACCCCAGACAACGGAAGCATTATAATAGGTCACAGCATCGGGACAGGTGAATTTTGCGTTTTGGTGAGGCGTGcaaaaatctttgatattAGAGATTTGCCAGTTCAAAACACCTAGGTTAACGAATATTTGAATAAGAACTATGATACATTGTCCCCTGAACAGTGCCATTGGCGGAATCTTACAGTAATGCGCAATTTTTAAATTAGAAACGTAATTATCTGCTTGGCCGTCGATGTTATAACCAAAAGccttcaaaatcattatgGCGATAGGATTGCCTGGTAAAGCATACCCCATCACCATTTCGATCAACAGATTCAAACCAAAAGAATAACCGGTTGTTGCTTGTAGGATAGTAGTTGGgatcaagaaaacaaaattgaaacccaaagaaacgaaaagGCCCCAGACTGGTGTATTCGTTGGGTAATGCTCTACAACAGCTATCCCGACAACAAGTGAAGCTATCAATATTGCAAAGTACCACCAATCTGGAACTTctttgtaatttttcatcgCATTAGAGTGAGGGTCATCATAATCATCCAGAATCCTGTAATTGCTTTTGAACATTGTAACCCAAGATTTAAGTTTTCTCAAGGCCCACAAATTCAAAGCCCAATCTTTAAAAGCATTGAATAATAGTTTTGAATGTACAATAAATGACCACGTAATCATAAGGGGGTATGCGCAAATGAAAGCGCCATATGTTACCAAATTTCCAGCGCTGTAGTACGGTGGCGAGTAGctttgatatttcttcACATCTAGTTTATTGTCACTATCTAATATCTCAGAAACTTCAAAGGAGTCGCCAGTGTTTGTATACAAGGAATTTGTGAATATTGGCAGGTACTGACAACTCATATAATTACTATAGTATACTGCAATGACAATTAAAGCTGCTAATATACAGCCGAGATACTGTGTTAGGTAAGACCAAAATGGATAAACTAAGGGAGAATTAAACGAGATAACATTCCAATCAAAAGATGAGATAGGATTTATTCCAAGACCAGTGACACCCCCCGTGATATTTGCGAGATTAATGTTATTTGGCTTGATCCAGGTCATCCAATTAAAAGTATTCAGAATATTAATAATGTAAGTGGGAAACCAGTTATAGATGAacatgataaaaaaagccaagaagaaaaacttaTACCTGCTCATACCAGACTCATGCTTTTCTTTGCCCAATAGAGCTTTATTTATAGCAATAGTTGGCATGACTGTTGGCCATAATGCGCGAGCTGGATAAACAACAAATTTCCTAAGAATGCCAGCAAATCCAAATCCAATAAATTGTACAGATAACGATAGTAGGAATTGGTAGCCAAACGAAAAGGCAGAATGGTAGAAGAGTTTTTGCGTCAAAATATTGTAATGTGTGTAGAACGCGCCTTGACAAATTGCATATAACAAGGTTGAAAACATTTGCTCTTTTTGAGTCCATGGTTTGTCGATATTGATACCATACTTTCTGCCTCTGATGGTTATAGTCCAACAGGGAACAGTTTTTGCCCAAGCTTTACCACAGATGTATAAAAACATTTGGATAATTGGAGTATccaatgaaattgaaaccaCTCTGTGCGAAAAGAACTCATTAAATCCAGAACCGATGATAGACCAAATTATCGCCAAAAAATATGCTCGGAACGTCTCCACTGGAATAGTGGGGTCATCTTCTGGATCAACGACAGCTCTAACCTCTTGGTAAGGAGAATGAAATTTGATAGCTGAAGCAAATGCCCTAACGTCAAAGCTGTCGTAGTCATCTGTCCCCTCTTTTGAATCCAAATATACCAATCTCTTCCACTCCTCATATTGATCATGTGGTATGTTTTCGTCGTCCTTGTAATAGATGATGGAGTCTTTTAGTATTTCGAAGGAATCTTCAAGCGTCAGTTCaggcatttttttgaggATATACGCAACATCTTCTGGGATATCATAAAGAGTGCGATTTTCATAACCCAACTTTTTCATGAAGTGCAATATTTGTTCATCTGTGTACCATTGAGAAAAATCCGATGAATGATTGGAAAGCCTTTCAGAGTACTCAGCACCTTCGACGTAATCAACGGTACCTTTCGTGGATACCTTCTCGTCGATTATAATTTTATCTTTGACCGTTTCactcatatttttcaatggttCGACAATAATATTGCGTATTACAAAATTCGCTAATTTTGAAGTATGCTAGTTTGTTTTATAGATAATAAACCCCCGTTGTTTGAACGTTTAAGGTACAATTATATGTGTTTCAATTATTATCTTTGAGGATGTAGCAATAGAAATGAGTATACAAACATGACTCTAAACTACAGAGGATAGTGCTCCATTCCCATTTATAGGTTTTTTAAAAGCGAGAAAAAACCTAGCAAGTTGATATCAATATTCCAATGTTGCTTATCTTCATTGCCAATAAGTTGTGAAATGattgaacaattttctatttcatcaaaattcAGAAGTAAGATAACACTGTCCGACTGTAAAATAACACTGACATTATTTTAGATAAGAGAATAAACCTAAATAACTACGGGAGTTATGAATCTCCATAAAACAACAGGCTGATATCGACGACCACAATGGCGATTCGTGTGTTTCGATAAACCACAACAGGGGCAAAGAGGAAATTAAACTACATCAGTTGACGGCAAAGGTTAACTACAAAGTGTGCGATTATTGAAAACTGTCACAACAAAACTAAGTCGAACAGTTACCCCCGATTTTTGTTGGTTGCTTTTACTGACACTATCATGTGaacgaattttttttcttttggtattCCTCGCATAGTGTTGGCTTCTTTCACCAAGATAAAAATAGTGAGATAAAAAATGTTGCAGCGATGTTATGTGTCACACCAACGTGGCTGCTCTGTCTGAGAGGGATCCATCTCACGGATCCGTTTCAAGCGGATctcttttgtattttttattttttcgtGAAAAATCAGATATTGATCATTGGCCTACCTGCTTTTGCCCGTTTGTTTGTTTTCCATCATAGAGATCCTCAGTGGGTGAGACTGATGCGCACGGCACAATTGCTGCATGTGCTTATCAAAACATACATCCTTTTGTAcccaaaaaggaaaatcgCGTTAGGACAAGGTTGTCAGGTTTAGCTACCATTTCCTGACCACATTAATGCAGTTCACGAAGAACCGCCAATGACGCTTTTGCTACCAGACAGGCGTTGAGTGTCGCCTCTGTCCTGCACTGCCTCTGTCATCTCCTCTTTTTGATTATGATGATTGTATCCCGAAGCTCGAGTGGGAGCGTATGCCACGTACGAAAATTTGTTACAGTGCCGTCACATCCCCTGCAAAGAATGTAGGAACGACACCCCCCCCCCCCACCGTCTTAAGGACCTTTTCCAATGGCAATTCTGATGCTGCTTTCTACtgtttgttttcaatatatGCTGATACTTCCAGTAGAAGAGGGATGAGAGCATCTAtcgcattttttttttaatgcATTTGACTGGCCGGTAAACTTTATGATCTTGATTTTGCTTAACTATTTTCTGATCTTTTATTGTTAACATGACTTCGTGTTTACATTTTACACCATATGTAGTGCATCAGTTCGTGAGGCTCTATTATTCTCATCAGGGCTGGGTGACAAACGCAGCAAATACATGAAATGAGCAAGCTCAATGAGAAACATTCTGCACTGTGAAAACCggataaaaataaaatagcTGAAACAGACGTGTTTTAATTACCTCTtctgaaaaggaaagaacaGATATCCGCtttaaataatgaagaGCCTTTGTACATATGTAAATTATGTAAAAAAGTATGCTCTTCCTTGCTTTTGGTACGTAGTATCCTGCTAAGtccttattttcttcagtgTATGGAAGACATGAATTGTAGATTAATCCTTCAGAaggaaagagaagaaacaaagaatttgGTCAGTGCTAGAACCAATACCTCACAGTATGGAAATACGGCTTTCCGTGCCCTTTGCCTCAATATGCATTATTTGCTTAGTGTTAATCTAAAATACTATGTTATCACAACCTCCAGATTTGGTGCTTGTACGCtagcattttcttcatgaTCAAGTGTTCCTACAAAgcattttcaattcatacaggaaaaaataacaaaaagaTACATTTCAAGGACAGATTACTGCTGCAAGTAAAGGTAACCTCGTAACTGAACAATCCACTTTTCTGTGAGTTTGTGTAAAGGTTTATATCGACAAGTTAGGTTTATTAGAAAGCGtgtttttcattattgctCTAGCGGGCCAAAGTTAATGACAGCAGACCCGAAAAGTTGCGACGCCTCACAGGATCCAAGAaacatttatttttgcGTCCATAAGTATCCTAGCCAgatgccaaaaaaaagcgtAAGAATATCTAACGCATGAGATGGATTAAAGTCAGATATAGATTTCTAAAGTACA encodes the following:
- the RPC82 gene encoding DNA-directed RNA polymerase III subunit C82 (RNA polymerase III subunit C82~similar to YPR190C), whose amino-acid sequence is MDELLGEALNAENQAGEGVVESEKLVTPEDVMTISSLEQRTLNPDLFLYKELVKAHLGERAASVIGTLVALGRLSVRELVEKIDGMDVASVKTTLVSLTQLRCVKYLQETAISGKKTTYYYYNEEGIHILLYSGLIIDEIITQMRVGDEEEHKQLVAQIVQNVISLGSLTVEDYLSSVTSDSMKYTISSLFVQLCEMGYLIQISKLHYTPIEDLWQFLYDKHYKNIPRNSPLSDLKKRSQAKMNAKTDFAKIMNKPNELSQILTVDPKTSLRIVKPTVSLTINLDRFMKGRRSKQLINLAKTRVGSVTAQVYKIALRLTEQKTPRIRDPLTQTGLLQDLEEAKSFQDEYELVEEKTPGLTFNAIDLARHLPAELDLRGSLLTRKPSDNKKRSGSNAAAPLPNKKLKTEDGFVIPALPAAISKSLQESGDTQQEDEEEDELDADTEDPHSASLINSHLKILASSNFPFLNETKPGVYYVPYSKLMPVLKSSVYEYIIASTLGPSAMRLSRCIRDNKLVSEKIINSTALMKEKDIRSTLASLIRYNSVEIQEVPRTADRSASRAVFLFRCKETHSYNFMRQNLEWNMANLLFKKERLKQENFTLLKKANRDDVKGKENELLLPSELNQLKMVNERELNVFARLSRLLSLWEVFQMA
- the QCR2 gene encoding ubiquinol--cytochrome-c reductase subunit 2 (Subunit 2 of ubiquinol cytochrome-c reductase (Complex III)~similar to YPR191W) — encoded protein: MLSAARLQIVQGSVRRLTVSARDAPTKVSTLAVKVHGGSRYANKDGVAHLLNRFNFQNTNTRSALKLVRESELLGGTFKSTLDREYITLKATFLKDDLPYYVNALADVLYKTAFKPHELTESVLPAARYDYAVAEQCPVKNAEEQLYAITFRRGLGNPLLYDGVERVSLQDIKDFADKVYTKENLEVSGENIVEADLKRFVDDSLLSTLPAGKSLVSKSEPKSFLGEENRVRFIGDSVAAIGIPVNKASLAQYEVLANYLTSALSDLSGLVSSAKLDKFTDGGLFTLFVRDQDSAVVSANIKKIVSDLKKGKDLSPAINYTKLKNAVQNETLSSPIDLKFDGVKDFKLGKFNYVAVGDVSHLPYLDEL
- the AQY1 gene encoding Aqy1p (Spore-specific water channel~similar to YPR192W), producing MSSNDSNDTEKQPTRLDPTGVDDAYIPPEQPETKHHRFKISRDTLRNHFIAAVGEFCGTFMFLWCAYVICNVANHDVALVAAPDGSHPGQLIMIAIGFGFSVMFSIWCFAGVSGGALNPAVSLSLCLARAISPTRCFVMWISQIVAGMAAGGAASAMTPGKVLFANSLGLGCSRTRGLFLEMFGTAILCLTVLMTAVEKRETNFMAALPIGISLFIAHVALTAYTGTGVNPARSLGAAVAARYFPHYHWIYWIGPLLGSILAWSVWQLLQILDYTTYVTAEKAASTKEKAQKKDPTSNSSPTNEV
- the HPA2 gene encoding histone acetyltransferase (Tetrameric histone acetyltransferase~similar to YPR193C), coding for MSNISEDNIIIRLVTENDKEGWQRLWKSYQKFYEVSFPNDLDDFNFSRFLDPNIKMWAAVAVESSSGKIIGMINFFCHMTTWDFKDKVYINDLYVDEGSRVKGTGGRLIEFVYDEADKLGTPSVYWCTDESNHRAQLLYTKIGYKAPKIMYKRKGY
- the OPT2 gene encoding Opt2p (Oligopeptide transporter~similar to YPR194C), with translation MSETVKDKIIIDEKVSTKGTVDYVEGAEYSERLSNHSSDFSQWYTDEQILHFMKKLGYENRTLYDIPEDVAYILKKMPELTLEDSFEILKDSIIYYKDDENIPHDQYEEWKRLVYLDSKEGTDDYDSFDVRAFASAIKFHSPYQEVRAVVDPEDDPTIPVETFRAYFLAIIWSIIGSGFNEFFSHRVVSISLDTPIIQMFLYICGKAWAKTVPCWTITIRGRKYGINIDKPWTQKEQMFSTLLYAICQGAFYTHYNILTQKLFYHSAFSFGYQFLLSLSVQFIGFGFAGILRKFVVYPARALWPTVMPTIAINKALLGKEKHESGMSRYKFFFLAFFIMFIYNWFPTYIINILNTFNWMTWIKPNNINLANITGGVTGLGINPISSFDWNVISFNSPLVYPFWSYLTQYLGCILAALIVIAVYYSNYMSCQYLPIFTNSLYTNTGDSFEVSEILDSDNKLDVKKYQSYSPPYYSAGNLVTYGAFICAYPLMITWSFIVHSKLLFNAFKDWALNLWALRKLKSWVTMFKSNYRILDDYDDPHSNAMKNYKEVPDWWYFAILIASLVVGIAVVEHYPTNTPVWGLFVSLGFNFVFLIPTTILQATTGYSFGLNLLIEMVMGYALPGNPIAIMILKAFGYNIDGQADNYVSNLKIAHYCKIPPMALFRGQCIIVLIQIFVNLGVLNWQISNIKDFCTPHQNAKFTCPDAVTYYNASVVWGAIGPKRIFNYIYPIFKWCWLIGACIGIFFGVWKRWGKFYPRYFDPMLFVGGMLNMSPPYNLMYYTSGMIVSYISQYYMKRHHLNLWEKYNYVLSAGFSTGLVLSAIIIFFAVQYKDTAFNWWGNTVPYAGADGVGYPLKNITDTANGYFGYAPGHYP